Proteins found in one Phocoena sinus isolate mPhoSin1 chromosome 5, mPhoSin1.pri, whole genome shotgun sequence genomic segment:
- the NPY5R gene encoding neuropeptide Y receptor type 5 — protein MSFYSKQENNMASELKDYYNKTLAAENNTAATRNSDFPVWDDYKSSVDDLQYFLIGLYTFVSLLGFMGNLLILMALMRKRNQKTTVNFLIGNLAFSDILVVLFCSPFTLTSVLLDQWMFGRVMCHIMPFLQCVTVLVSTLILISIAIVRYHMIKHPVSNHLTANHGYFLIATVWTLGFAMCSPLPVFHSLVELQETFGSALLSSRYLCVESWPSDAYRIAFTISLLLVQYILPLVCLTVSHTSVCRSISCGLSNQENQLEENEMINLTLHPSKKSGPQVRVSSSRKWSYSFIRKYRRRYSKKTACVLPAPARPPPENRSRRLPEHSGSGKSQPPSSRKFIPGVPTCFEVKPEENSDVHEMRVNCSTMRLKKRSRSVFYRLTILILVFAVSWMPLHLFHVVTDFNDSLISNRHFKLVYCICHLLGMMSCCLNPILYGFLNNGIKADLRSLIRCLHMS, from the coding sequence ATGTCTTTTTATTCCAAGCAGGAGAATAATATGGCTTCAGAGCTCAAGGATTATTATAACAAGACGCTTGCTGCAGAGAACAATACTGCCGCCACTCGGAATTCTGATTTCCCAGTCTGGGATGACTATAAAAGCAGTGTTGATGACTTGCAGTATTTTCTGATTGGACTCTATACCTTTGTAAGTCTTCTTGGTTTTATGGGGAATCTACTTATTTTAATGGCTCTCATGAGGAAGCGAAATCAGAAGACGACGGTCAACTTCCTCATTGGGAATCTGGCCTTCTCCGATATCTTGGTCGTGCTGTTTTGCTCGCCTTTCACACTGACCTCTGTCTTGCTGGATCAGTGGATGTTTGGCAGGGTCATGTGTCATATTATGCCTTTCCTTCAATGTGTGACAGTGCTGGTTTCcactttaattttaatatcaaTCGCCATCGTCAGGTATCATATGATAAAGCATCCTGTATCTAATCATTTAACAGCAAACCATGGCTATTTCCTGATCGCTACTGTCTGGACACTAGGCTTTGCAATGTGTTCTCCCCTCCCAGTGTTTCACAGCCTTGTGGAACTTCAGGAGACGTTTGGTTCAGCGTTGCTCAGCAGCAGGTATTTATGTGTCGAGTCGTGGCCATCTGATGCATACCGAATTGCTTTCACTATCTCTTTATTGCTTGTTCAGTATATTCTGCCCTTAGTTTGTCTAACTGTAAGTCATACCAGTGTCTGCAGGAGTATAAGCTGCGGATTGTCCAACCAAGAAAACCAACTAGAAGAAAATGAGATGATCAACTTAACTCTCCATCCTTCCAAAAAGAGTGGGCCTCAGGTGAGGGTCTCCAGCAGCCGGAAATGGAGTTATTCATTCATCAGAAAGTACAGAAGGAGGTACAGCAAGAAGACGGCATGCGTGCTGCCTGCTCCGGCGAGACCTCCTCCAGAGAACCGCTCAAGAAGGCTTCCAGAACACTCGGGCTCTGGGAAAAGTCAGCCCCCTTCATCCCGTAAGTTTATACCAGGGGTCCCCACTTGCTTTGAGGTGAAACCGGAAGAAAACTCAGATGTTCATGAGATGAGAGTAAACTGTTCTaccatgagattaaaaaaaagatctcGAAGTGTCTTCTACAGACTGACCATCTTGATACTAGTGTTTGCAGTGAGCTGGATGCCTCTGCACCTTTTCCATGTGGTGACCGATTTTAACGATAGCCTGATTTCAAACAGGCATTTCAAGTTGGTGTATTGCATCTGTCACTTGCTAGGCATGATGTCCTGCTGTCTTAATCCAATTCTATATGGATTTCTTAATAATGGGATCAAAGCCGACTTAAGGTCCCTTATACGCTGTCTTCATATGTCATAA